A window from Lactiplantibacillus pentosus encodes these proteins:
- a CDS encoding ABC transporter substrate-binding protein, translated as MKTWEKRTMQIAAVGAMAMTLAGCATAKSNSSQGNNPGKTIKIGVNMELSGSAAGYGEQQKQGIQLAVKQINKQGGIKVGGTKKKIQLVIRDNKTSNTTAASVAAQLVNNDKVVAVVGPATTSAGTAAIPNMTKAAVPSVSPSATDPDYTLQKSGKVQKYIFRACYQNNFQGSTAANFVTKQLKAKRVAILTDNSSDYGTGLTKAFKKQYSGTVVSSQTFQEGDKDFNAVLTSLKHKKIDAIYAPGYYSEIGLIVKQARQAGIKVPIVGSDGMADAKLAQIAGKSNATNVYYTTPFSTKASATNKVASKFMSAYKAKYGSTAPTFSALAYDSVYMIKSAIEKEGSANSVKIADGLAKLKNFKGVTGTTTIDKQHNPEKTISIEQLTNGTVSKVYNVK; from the coding sequence ATGAAAACATGGGAAAAACGAACGATGCAGATTGCGGCAGTGGGTGCGATGGCAATGACGTTGGCAGGTTGTGCGACCGCTAAGTCGAATTCTAGTCAAGGAAATAATCCAGGCAAGACGATCAAGATCGGGGTCAACATGGAACTATCAGGCTCCGCTGCCGGTTATGGTGAACAACAGAAGCAAGGAATTCAGTTGGCCGTCAAACAAATCAATAAGCAGGGTGGTATCAAGGTCGGCGGAACCAAGAAGAAGATTCAATTGGTCATTCGCGACAATAAGACTTCGAACACCACGGCGGCATCAGTGGCTGCGCAATTGGTCAATAACGATAAGGTCGTGGCCGTCGTTGGACCAGCCACCACGAGCGCTGGGACCGCAGCCATTCCGAACATGACTAAGGCTGCCGTGCCGTCCGTGAGTCCTTCAGCGACCGACCCCGATTACACGTTGCAAAAGAGTGGCAAGGTTCAAAAGTACATATTCCGGGCTTGCTATCAGAATAATTTCCAAGGTTCCACTGCCGCCAATTTTGTGACCAAGCAGCTGAAGGCCAAACGCGTCGCAATTTTGACCGATAATTCCAGTGACTACGGGACGGGGTTGACCAAAGCGTTCAAGAAGCAATATAGCGGTACGGTTGTCAGCAGCCAGACCTTCCAGGAAGGCGATAAGGACTTCAACGCCGTTTTGACTTCCTTGAAACATAAGAAAATCGATGCGATTTATGCGCCTGGCTATTATTCCGAAATTGGTCTGATTGTTAAACAAGCACGCCAAGCGGGCATCAAAGTTCCAATCGTCGGTAGTGACGGGATGGCGGATGCGAAGTTGGCCCAAATCGCCGGTAAGTCGAACGCCACCAACGTTTATTACACGACGCCGTTCTCGACTAAGGCGAGTGCAACGAACAAGGTCGCATCGAAGTTCATGAGCGCCTACAAAGCCAAGTATGGTAGCACGGCACCAACCTTCTCCGCGTTGGCTTACGATTCAGTTTACATGATCAAGTCCGCAATCGAAAAAGAGGGTTCAGCGAACTCCGTCAAAATTGCGGATGGCTTGGCCAAACTCAAGAACTTTAAGGGTGTGACTGGGACGACCACGATCGACAAGCAACATAATCCTGAAAAGACGATTTCAATCGAACAGTTGACGAATGGCACGGTCAGCAAGGTTTATAACGTCAAATAG
- a CDS encoding P8 family protein, which translates to MAAAVEMNSMLDERMTDVFDWSDSKLPVRDAIWNHFMDADSHDTDKTADEVAPYMSMDEAKLKSEVEKLLKA; encoded by the coding sequence ATGGCTGCAGCAGTTGAAATGAACAGTATGTTAGACGAACGGATGACGGACGTGTTTGATTGGAGCGATTCCAAGTTACCTGTACGGGATGCAATCTGGAATCACTTTATGGACGCGGATAGTCATGATACTGACAAGACGGCTGACGAAGTAGCGCCTTATATGAGTATGGACGAAGCTAAGCTCAAGAGCGAAGTTGAAAAACTCCTAAAGGCTTAA
- a CDS encoding CBS domain-containing protein, with protein MSVADYMTAHLVVVNPKTTISVAVDLMKKNSIHRLPVMDGNQMVGLITHGIIQRALPSQATSLSVYELNYLLNKTTVDQIMTTEVQTVAADAQLETAIATMRRHKIGVLPVMNDHQVVGIITNNDILDAFLNITGYGEPGIVTRVVIQHDQVGVIFAISKVLAANDLSIQTLMVVNHQATKIIELHVNSELAEPVNQALIAAGFDVQPVSQH; from the coding sequence ATGAGTGTTGCAGATTATATGACTGCCCACTTAGTCGTTGTCAATCCTAAAACGACCATTAGTGTGGCGGTAGATTTAATGAAGAAAAATTCAATTCACCGGTTACCGGTCATGGATGGCAATCAAATGGTCGGGTTAATTACGCACGGTATCATCCAACGTGCGTTACCTTCGCAAGCGACGAGCTTGTCGGTCTACGAATTAAACTACTTATTAAATAAAACGACCGTCGATCAAATCATGACGACTGAGGTCCAGACCGTTGCGGCGGATGCCCAGTTAGAGACCGCCATTGCGACCATGCGCCGGCACAAAATTGGTGTCTTACCGGTCATGAATGATCACCAAGTTGTTGGTATTATTACTAACAACGATATTCTCGATGCGTTTTTGAACATTACCGGCTACGGTGAACCCGGTATCGTGACGCGAGTCGTCATCCAACACGACCAAGTCGGTGTCATCTTCGCAATCAGTAAGGTACTGGCGGCTAACGACCTCAGTATTCAAACGTTGATGGTCGTCAACCACCAAGCCACTAAAATCATTGAACTCCACGTTAACAGCGAACTTGCAGAACCGGTGAATCAAGCCTTGATCGCTGCGGGCTTCGATGTGCAGCCAGTTAGTCAGCACTAG
- a CDS encoding branched-chain amino acid ABC transporter permease, whose amino-acid sequence MQTFGQQLINGLSLGSIYALLALGYTMVYGIIKLINFAHGDIYMLGAFWGYYSLRSLHFNFLEALCSAMIICAVSGVIIEYFAYRPLRHSPRITALITAIGVSFLLENGMSYFVGASARSFPQAIKVVTYHWGGLRVSNVQLLILGTACLLMVLLELIIKRTKMGKAMRAVSVDPEAAQLVGIDLNHTISFTFALGSAMAGAAGVLIGLYYNSIDPLMGMTPGIKAFVAAVIGGIGSVPGASIGGFIIGILETGVQAIGLSAYKDAVVYFVLIVILLVMPAGIFGKRTKEKV is encoded by the coding sequence ATGCAGACATTTGGACAACAACTCATTAACGGCTTATCGCTCGGCAGCATCTATGCGCTGCTAGCGTTGGGCTACACGATGGTCTATGGCATTATCAAATTAATTAACTTCGCGCATGGCGATATTTATATGTTGGGCGCCTTTTGGGGCTATTACAGCCTCAGGTCACTGCACTTTAATTTCTTAGAAGCACTCTGCTCGGCAATGATTATCTGCGCGGTGAGTGGCGTCATCATTGAGTATTTCGCTTATCGACCGCTGCGCCATTCACCGCGAATCACCGCTTTGATTACGGCGATTGGGGTCTCATTCTTACTTGAAAATGGCATGTCCTATTTCGTGGGTGCGAGCGCGCGGTCGTTCCCCCAAGCCATCAAAGTGGTCACCTATCATTGGGGTGGACTGCGAGTCTCTAACGTTCAGTTATTGATTTTAGGAACGGCCTGCTTGCTGATGGTTTTGTTGGAGTTAATTATCAAACGTACCAAGATGGGCAAGGCGATGCGGGCCGTGTCAGTTGATCCAGAAGCGGCCCAGTTGGTCGGGATTGATTTGAACCATACCATTTCGTTTACGTTTGCCCTCGGGTCAGCGATGGCCGGTGCGGCGGGCGTGTTGATTGGTCTTTACTACAATTCGATTGACCCTCTGATGGGCATGACACCCGGTATTAAAGCCTTTGTTGCCGCGGTCATTGGTGGCATTGGTTCGGTTCCAGGTGCGTCGATTGGCGGCTTCATCATTGGTATTTTGGAGACGGGCGTTCAAGCAATCGGCTTGTCCGCTTACAAGGATGCGGTCGTCTACTTCGTCCTGATCGTGATTTTGCTGGTTATGCCAGCCGGGATTTTTGGCAAACGAACCAAGGAAAAAGTATAG
- a CDS encoding ABC transporter ATP-binding protein: MSSRLLDAQGLVKNFGGLTAVSDVSLHFDQDELIGLIGPNGAGKTTLFNLLTGETSVSAGSISFYTDNGVVALTGKQPAAIARIGISRTFQNIRVFKAMSVLDNVRIAMTNHYREGFTTSILRLPHYYRTEHAMTVAAQELLAMFDLTAVADQPAKNLPYGIQRRLEIVRALATKPKLLFLDEPAAGMNPEETADLTRLIRRIQQEFHITVVLIEHDMSLVMNVVERLYVLEHGALLATGTPEEIQHDPAVIKAYLGGM; this comes from the coding sequence ATGAGTAGTCGATTATTAGATGCACAGGGCTTAGTCAAAAATTTCGGTGGCCTGACCGCGGTCTCGGACGTCTCACTGCATTTTGACCAGGACGAATTGATCGGACTGATCGGGCCAAACGGGGCTGGTAAAACGACGCTGTTCAACTTATTGACTGGTGAAACAAGCGTCAGTGCCGGCAGCATCAGTTTTTATACGGATAACGGTGTGGTGGCGTTGACCGGTAAACAACCGGCTGCGATTGCTCGGATTGGGATTTCGCGGACTTTTCAAAATATTCGGGTCTTCAAAGCGATGAGTGTGCTCGATAACGTGCGCATTGCGATGACGAATCATTACCGGGAAGGCTTTACGACCAGTATTCTGCGGTTGCCACACTACTACCGCACTGAACACGCGATGACGGTGGCCGCCCAAGAACTACTCGCGATGTTTGATTTGACCGCCGTGGCCGACCAACCGGCGAAAAACTTGCCTTATGGGATTCAACGCCGACTTGAAATCGTGCGGGCCTTAGCGACTAAGCCAAAGTTGCTCTTTTTGGATGAACCGGCCGCGGGCATGAATCCCGAAGAGACGGCTGATTTGACCCGCCTGATTCGCCGGATTCAACAGGAATTTCACATCACCGTCGTCTTGATCGAACACGATATGTCACTCGTGATGAACGTCGTCGAACGGCTATACGTGTTGGAACACGGCGCATTACTCGCTACCGGGACGCCGGAAGAGATTCAGCACGATCCAGCAGTCATCAAGGCCTACTTGGGAGGAATGTAA
- a CDS encoding branched-chain amino acid ABC transporter permease — protein sequence MKANLKANLAWLGVMVVGFVAIDGFELMGLINSFIENMLVTIGINVILAVGLNLIIGFAGQFSLGHAGFMAIGAYATGIMTQTMATPAGFFLSMVVGVVIAIIAAIIVGIPTLRLRGDYLAIATMGAAEIIRILINNLKITNGAAGLFNIPPLASWATVYVMMCVTTIVTVNFIHSRGGRAVMAVRDDELAAGAMGINTTRWKLAAFVFGAATAAIGGSLHAAYIQTIAPGDFNIMASIAILIIVVLGGVGSITGTFVAAIVLGALDTVLQNFGTIRMIIYSLALILIMIFKPAGLLGTWEFSFDRLFNRRRSKEAINHE from the coding sequence ATGAAAGCAAATCTGAAAGCGAATCTCGCTTGGTTAGGCGTGATGGTCGTCGGCTTCGTGGCGATTGACGGCTTTGAATTGATGGGGCTAATTAATTCGTTTATTGAAAACATGCTCGTCACGATTGGCATTAACGTGATTTTGGCAGTTGGACTTAATTTAATTATTGGCTTTGCGGGTCAATTTTCACTTGGTCACGCCGGTTTTATGGCGATTGGTGCCTATGCGACCGGGATTATGACCCAGACGATGGCGACACCCGCAGGCTTCTTCCTGTCGATGGTCGTCGGGGTGGTGATCGCGATTATTGCTGCGATTATTGTCGGTATTCCAACGTTGCGGTTGCGCGGTGATTATCTCGCAATTGCCACGATGGGCGCCGCCGAAATCATTCGCATCTTGATCAACAACTTAAAAATCACGAACGGAGCGGCTGGACTGTTCAATATTCCACCGTTGGCTTCGTGGGCAACGGTCTACGTCATGATGTGTGTAACGACGATCGTAACGGTCAACTTTATTCACAGTCGTGGTGGCCGGGCAGTCATGGCGGTCCGCGATGATGAGTTAGCAGCTGGTGCGATGGGGATCAATACGACCCGTTGGAAGCTTGCGGCCTTCGTCTTTGGCGCCGCCACCGCGGCAATTGGCGGTTCCTTACACGCCGCTTACATTCAAACGATTGCTCCTGGTGACTTCAATATCATGGCATCGATTGCGATTTTGATTATCGTGGTGCTTGGTGGTGTCGGCAGTATTACCGGGACGTTTGTGGCCGCCATCGTCTTGGGAGCCCTGGATACGGTACTCCAGAACTTTGGGACGATTCGGATGATTATCTATTCACTGGCGCTGATTCTAATAATGATTTTTAAACCAGCAGGCTTGTTAGGCACGTGGGAATTCTCGTTTGACCGCTTGTTTAACCGTCGGCGGAGCAAGGAGGCCATCAATCATGAGTAG
- a CDS encoding WxL domain-containing protein encodes MKKVVGSLLMTSTMLLGALAPIVANAADGENRSGTTDTTATFTANTTNPVDPVDPTDPTKPLNPGDGDNGASAGAGLSLIYAPSKLGFGSNQIDVINNQSYAADASSTVMMGTTNKVGLQVSDQRGTNAGWTLSVAAADGTDGNLSSLKGATLSLPAGTVTSTGATAGSGSTAGNGATGQAVDLDLGSQASTSAGATFTGATSGVVLTAADKNGAGITSDLLDPTAIKLNVVANTASATTYKGVLNWTLTSSADN; translated from the coding sequence ATGAAAAAAGTAGTAGGCAGTCTACTAATGACGAGTACGATGTTATTAGGTGCGTTGGCACCAATTGTTGCAAACGCCGCAGATGGGGAGAACCGTAGTGGGACGACTGATACAACGGCAACGTTTACAGCCAACACCACCAATCCAGTTGATCCGGTCGATCCAACTGATCCAACGAAGCCATTAAATCCTGGTGACGGGGACAACGGTGCCAGTGCTGGTGCGGGCTTATCATTGATTTATGCACCAAGTAAGTTAGGTTTCGGTTCTAACCAAATTGACGTCATCAATAATCAAAGCTACGCGGCTGATGCTTCTAGCACTGTGATGATGGGGACGACTAATAAGGTTGGGTTACAAGTCTCTGACCAACGTGGGACCAACGCCGGCTGGACGCTGAGTGTTGCGGCCGCTGATGGGACGGATGGTAACTTGAGCAGCTTAAAGGGTGCCACACTTAGCTTGCCTGCTGGGACGGTTACTTCGACTGGTGCCACTGCTGGTTCTGGTAGTACCGCTGGTAACGGCGCAACTGGTCAAGCCGTTGATTTGGACTTAGGTAGCCAAGCGTCAACTAGTGCTGGTGCGACCTTTACGGGTGCAACTTCTGGAGTTGTCCTGACTGCCGCAGATAAGAACGGTGCCGGGATTACTTCTGACTTGCTGGACCCAACGGCAATCAAGTTGAACGTTGTCGCTAACACGGCTTCCGCAACCACGTACAAAGGTGTTTTGAACTGGACATTAACGTCATCCGCAGATAATTAA
- a CDS encoding ABC transporter ATP-binding protein has protein sequence MLEVQDLVVNYGAIQAVKGVSFEVKQGEIVTLIGANGAGKSTLLHTISGLMRPTSGTIRYLDQPIQKTAAPKIVRAGISQVPEGRHVFPGLSVQENLQMGAFLRRDRQQLADAYQRVYHYFPILKKRRHQDAATLSGGEQQMLAMGRALMAAPKLMLLDEPSMGLAPIFINEIFEIIKAINQAGTTVLLIEQNANQALKIADRGYVLASGQVKLSGKGSELLANADVQKAYLGG, from the coding sequence ATGCTTGAAGTACAAGATTTAGTCGTGAACTACGGTGCGATTCAGGCGGTCAAGGGCGTTAGTTTTGAAGTCAAACAGGGTGAGATCGTGACCTTGATTGGTGCAAATGGTGCTGGTAAGTCGACGTTGCTACACACGATTTCGGGGTTAATGCGACCAACTAGCGGAACGATTCGGTATTTAGACCAACCCATTCAAAAGACCGCCGCGCCTAAAATCGTGCGAGCAGGAATTTCACAAGTTCCCGAAGGTCGCCACGTGTTCCCTGGATTGTCCGTACAAGAAAATTTGCAGATGGGCGCTTTTCTACGTCGTGACCGCCAACAATTAGCGGATGCTTATCAACGGGTCTATCATTATTTCCCTATTTTGAAGAAACGGCGACACCAGGATGCCGCGACGTTATCCGGTGGCGAGCAGCAGATGCTAGCGATGGGTCGCGCGTTAATGGCAGCGCCTAAGTTGATGTTGCTCGATGAACCATCAATGGGGTTGGCCCCCATTTTCATTAACGAAATTTTTGAAATTATCAAAGCAATCAATCAGGCTGGTACGACCGTTTTACTGATTGAGCAAAATGCCAATCAGGCGCTAAAAATTGCTGACCGCGGCTACGTCCTGGCTAGTGGACAAGTCAAATTGAGCGGCAAAGGCTCGGAGTTGTTGGCGAATGCGGATGTACAAAAAGCTTATCTAGGGGGTTAA